The Macrobrachium nipponense isolate FS-2020 chromosome 13, ASM1510439v2, whole genome shotgun sequence genome has a window encoding:
- the LOC135225284 gene encoding uncharacterized protein LOC135225284: MCGIKLDSNKDNDSIKVAVENRSEIVNKGNELGSSVNFAGAALHNVASTNVTCTILQIAKIRVVGSNGIPIEERALFDKLRVKAAPPFTVTGLDFAGPLFCADFGLKKFYILFFTCAVVRATHVELTDSMSVFDCMLAIRRFIARRGLPSVLYSDDAKTFVACVSELQKVYGHLSPHWRFIVPRSPWWGGWWERLIRSVKFAVRKTLGGNYISRCELETTLHEVEACVNSRPLTFVSDEPDAPVPLSPSHFLIGISTGFQTPVNTAPSCISAKDLSDREILRRQILNKFWTVWSNDYIRNLPCVVKGFTPNCDLKKGDLVLVKEDNLPRLHWPLGVIVDVFPGKDGLIRSVNVKTSKGVITRPIQRLHYLEISSFDSEAITETINVSMPESPLEKSKPVFPLEYSVENRTRSGQITKVPKKLDL, encoded by the exons ATGTGTGGTATTAAGTTGGATTCAAATAAGGATAATGACTCCATAAAGGTTGCAGTAGAGAACAGgtctgaaattgtaaataaaggtaatgagtTAGGTTCCTCTGTTAATTTTGCTGGAGCTGCTCTTCATAACGTTGCTTCTACAAATGTAACTTGTACTATTTTACAAATTGCAAAGATTCGTGTTGTGGGATCTAATGGCATACCTATTGAAGAAAGAGCTTTGTTTGACA AATTAAGGGTGAAGGCTGCACCACCATTTACTGTAACTGGTCTCGACTTTGCTGGTCCTCTATTTTGTGCTGATTTTGGATTGAAAAAgttctatattttgtttttcacgtgTGCTGTAGTCCGCGCCACACATGTAGAGCTTACTGACTCCATGAGTGTCTTTGACTGTATGCTTGCAATTCGCAGATTTATTGCTCGTAGGGGCCTTCCATCAGTGCTGTACTCCGATGATGCTAAGACCTTTGTTGCATGTGTCAGTGAATTGCAAAAGGTTTATGGACACCTGTCTCCCCACTGGAGATTTATAGTTCCAAGGTCTCCTTGGTGGGGAGGTTGGTGGGAACGTTTAATAAGATCAGTAAAGTTTGCTGTTCGAAAAACTTTAGGtggtaattatatttccaggtGTGAATTAGAAACGACCTTACATGAAGTTGAGGCATGTGTAAATTCCAGGCCTTTGACTTTTGTTAGTGATGAACCTGATGCCCCTGTCCCTttatctccctctcattttcttattGGGATAAGTACAGGTTTTCAAACTCCGGTGAACACTGCCCCTTCTTGTATTTCAGCTAAGGATTTAAGTGATAGAGAAATCTTAAGAAGGCAGATCTTAAATAAGTTTTGGACTGTATGGAGCAATGATTATATCAGGAATTTACCGTGTGTTGTTAAGGGTTTCACTCCAAATTGTGACCTGAAAAAGGGCGATTTAGTGTTAGTGAAGGAAGATAATTTGCCCAGACTGCATTGGCCCTTGGGTGTGATAGTTGATGTATTTCCAGGCAAAGATGGACTTATTAGAAGTGTAAATGTAAAAACTTCCAAAGGGGTAATTACCAGGCCTATACAAAGACTACATTATCTGGAAATTTCAAGTTTTGACTCTGAAGCTATAACAGAAACCATAAATGTATCCATGCCTGAATCCCCTCTTGAGAAATCTAAGCCTGTATTCCCTCTTGAGTACTCTGTTGAGAATCGCACCCGATCAGGCCAGATAACTAAGGTCCCTAAGAAGCTAGATTTGTGA